From Salipiger profundus, a single genomic window includes:
- a CDS encoding helix-turn-helix domain-containing protein: MAAPRPYTPDDLAARWGCSGETVRNMIREGELPAFRVGRMYRIRPEIVEEYECGNIASEGSKDDGSLSGTTTEGGDVFVLKHTRKRKLSAKLAT, translated from the coding sequence ATGGCTGCGCCGCGCCCATACACCCCGGACGACCTCGCAGCCCGGTGGGGTTGCAGCGGGGAAACCGTTCGCAACATGATCCGCGAGGGTGAGCTGCCGGCCTTCCGAGTCGGTCGCATGTATCGCATCAGGCCGGAGATCGTGGAGGAATACGAATGCGGGAATATCGCCTCGGAAGGCTCAAAGGACGATGGGTCGTTATCTGGAACGACGACGGAAGGCGGAGACGTTTTCGTCTTGAAGCACACACGGAAAAGGAAGCTGAGCGCGAAGCTCGCGACCTGA